tatgccattgccttctcaattcaattttCCAGTCACGATATTTGTATTTTTAATcttttctctccccttatcttcTAGTCTTGAGACCCTAAGTACTGGGACGTCTATGGATTATACTTATATCGTTGTCTTGTCGCCCACAGTTATGTGTGGTCGCTGTACTTGTATCACCATCTCCGTCCTTGTACTGTAGTCCTATAGTTAACCTGATCATCCCCTAcacagcttgaggttgatgttcgtaccatttgttgctgcagtatatttcatattttctacagagtATCCAATGATGTTTAGCCACTTTATTAAGTTGTTTCTAACATTGTCGCTGAGCTAGTGATCAACATTCCCTGGTGATATTGTTAATggtcccttcttttttttttttccatatctttcttgcactttgacgagatgttattGCCGCCTATGTCTCGTTGAATGTATCTTGTTCCTAAGGTCTAATCTTGAGGGCCATTATCATCCCTTGAGTTTCCCTCTTAACTTTTTATCTCTGTAGCCACTGTCATGTTTCACTACTGGGAAATTCTTTAGTTTGTCTCAGTAATTGTCCATGTATTggttttcttgtaatttttttttcttgttctctcctTATACATTTCTTGGTCTTCTTTCTCCTTTATCAAATTTTCTTCCAGTGCACTCTTTAGCCATTCATCTTTACTGGTCTTAAGGTACTGTCCCAGTGTTTTAGTTTCGATATAGACATAATGCTCTATATTAACGAATCCCTTTCCTCCTTCATAGCATGATATATAGAGCCTGTTTTTCTATCTATGATGCATTGCTGTGACGTCTTTCACCCCACTATTCAAGAACTGTACCTGATTCACGCAGTGACCAAGTAAAGCTTTGATTTCATTGCAGCTTTGATTCTTTGTTTGAATTCTCTTCTGATATTTTCCTTCATCCCTTGTTGTTTTACTGTCCATCCTACTATTACCCCGAGATATGTGTAGCTTCTTCGGCTATGTCtttgatgacattattattattattattattattattattattattattattattattattattattattattattattattattactgttgttaaccATGATTTGTTAGCGTCATAGGTACTTAATCTCATTATTTAAATTTATGTTTATTCCTAGCGATGgacactaagtttttttttttttttttttttaataaattcagcaTCGACAAATGCAAAAGGTGAAACTCCGACGTAATAACTAAATTTAAATGGCCTTTATTacaaagaaaatgtatttacattTAGAATTGGAGATCATCAAGCAGCTTTAATTGGAATTTCTAAGACTTTTTCTCCCAAAAGGGCGAAGGTAAGAACAGAATGCGAGTGGTTCCAGTGATCGGATTATCCTGAAAATAATTTTATGTAATctcatatatttttctaataagaGCATATAAACGTTTAAAGCATCATGAAGCCTAAAATAAAGAGCTTTAATCTACATCTATATGGAAGAATTAACTattgatatttgtttttttttcatgagggACAATTGTATTGGGAAAATTAAATTATTCATGCATAAGCGAGTAAGAGCCTCTTGAAATATTGGCCCCGTATTCTCTTAAATGTTGGAGTAAGTGTCTATTACAGAAGCTATGGCCtaattagtaataattaatataatcattGAAAGCAGACAAGAGAATTGTGTGTCTAACATATTCGTTAAATGTTAACATCAAGTTAGGTGATACTGTTATCGTTATTTCCATTGGACATGCAGATCTCACTTAATCATTTCAATGTCTAGAGGTTATCACTTAGTATGGCACTGTGTTACTGCTGTTCACAATAGACAAAAATTGCCGACATTATAAGATATTTCCATTAATAAAGACATTAAATTTTTTATCTTCTTGAGTACTTCCGGTGAAGGCGAAAGTCAGGAAAGAATGAAAGTTGGGTAATCAGAAACTTTAATTAATTTTGATGAAAAGTTACGAGGTTTGATAAACGAAGGACTTTAGCGATTTCTAAACGCGGGTGGTAGACGAATGAAGTTTTCGCTGAAATGCTGATTAAATTAGTACAAGGTTCCGGcgagaaaaggaaagaaagaatgaTATGTCGGATGTTAAAGGTCATTTAAGGATGAAAGGATAGGGCAATGCTCTAAAATataattgtaattaggtcaaggatggtggctcctcaacatcaggatcttagcattgataatgtttcttttattttgtatgacatttaaaattgtaggtgtgattatcgacagtgtcttcttcaattgcacaaaaagttggcttattgagaaggtcctttaagattttcggtgatcattctattcctGAGAAGTGTTCtaattattttattctaccttatttcgagtaatgttttcctggctggtcttcagctgctgattctcatcttaatgtgttggacagaaacttacggtctattaaatttcctattcctgatgtagatattaatctttggcaccgtcgttcaattaattcattatgcatgttgcataagatttttcataattctgaccatcccttacattcagatctttctggacagttccatcctgttcttaacactaggcatgcacttaattataatactcaggccttctccaccTACTTCTTCGACGAAAGGTTTTCGCGCTAAGCAGGattgctatttctagagagccgttcaaagttcttctatctccgatgtcctccattgtgagatccttctcttccatatctgctgttacacactccatccaccttctctttggtctccccctcctcctcctacctggaacatccatatccagcatcctcctcccaacatactcctggtctctcctcattacgtgcccaaaccaatgcagtctcttttcttggattttctttgacacctctgtaacctttgttgtttcccttaccaagtcattcctaaccttatccagtctcgtgatcccaacCGTCCATCTTAGCATTCTTATCTCcgcaacattaattttcttttcaaagatctttttcatgggccaggtctctgtaCCATACGTCATGGCAGGTCTcaatacagttttatgtacctttccctttaactttaggtttatccttcgatcacacaacgcTCCCGACACTCTTTtacaattattccatccagctctAACTCTATTGTTCACTTCCGTTTAGAGTTCTGCtttttcctccacatatgaccctaggtacttgaatttttctgtcctctttactatttcacccagcaaatgtatatcatttaattggttctgcGGGTTCCAACACATATACTCTgcttttgttctactgatctttggccctctgctctccaattcctctctccatctctccagcttcccctccaatccttctctggtttcatcacacagaactatatcatctgcaaacagcatggtccatggtgactgttccctcactctttcagtaattacatccattactatattaaacaattaggggcttaatgacgacccctggtgtaacAAAACTCCCACTTCAAACGTCTTGGTAagaccaacactcgttcttatttgtgtgcctgctccttcataaatatctctaatcagtctaacatatttctctggtgttcccctctctctctcaaacatctccatatctcctgccgtggaactctatcataagccttctctaagtcaataaatactatatgtaattccttttgaccttctctatatttttccatcaactccCGTAGTGCAAACATTGCATTCGTCGTGCTTCTGCCTGGTATAAATCCAAACTGCCcttctccaatcttggtctcttccctgatcctatgctctataatcctttcccaaagcttcatattatgtgggaggagtttgattgctcTATGATTATAGCAATTTTGTACATtccccttttctttgaatatgggaTTTAAAAAActattcctccacattctgggcatcttttctttccggtgtatctttttcatcagatcccacagcatatccactccaaattcccccaagcatttccagacttccactgggatctcatcaggtcccgtagcttttccatttttTCCTCTTACTGAGGccaaccttaatttcttctctatctatatctcttaccattcctaaatttggaTTTCCATCTGCAATTATGGATCTCGGATTTTCTTCATccagcaatctttcaaaatattgcttCCACCTTCCTTTTATATCACTTGAACTACACATATCTACTCCATCCTCATTCTTTACCTGCTTAATGTGGGTATTAtctttggtcgctttatttcttcctttagcagTCTTGTGGATTTTTTTTGGCTCTCCtttgtgtccaaatcttcatatacattatccaatgcttgctgttttgactgtgccaccgccacttttgtttctttctttgctGATCTACTTCTCTCCTTGTCTTCTTCAGTACCTGTTTCATCataccttttctttgcatttctcttgATCTTGATTTCTTCTTGTACATAATTACTCAACCACCAAGTTTCTTGGTCTCTTGGCCCTTTTCCTGTTGACATCCCTAAAACTTCTCTGCCAACTCTTTTTAAAATACTGCTGTTCCGTTCCCACCACTTATCCATATCCCTATAATCCCAGGTGCCATGCTCGACTCAAATCCTCTCTATGAATATATCCCTACATTCTGGTTCTTTCAGCTTCCACCATCTTATCTTTGGAATCATCTCTTGCCTACCTCTTATTGTTCTCTTCCTATCCCAGTCTACTGTCAAGAGTCTATGCTGGGGAGTTACAGCTTCTCCTGAGAATATTTTACAGTTTCTTATCTCTTCTAGATGTACCCTTCAACCTAATACAATATCAGTTTGGGATTCATGCCCACCACTTTTATACGTTGTAAGATATTTTGACTTTTTTTCAAAGAAAGTGTTGATTACTGCCATATCAAACGCTACAGCAAAGTCCATATCCCTTTCATCATCTCTATTCCGATCGCCCAAAGCCCATCCTTCAAGTATTCTTTCCAGGCCCTGGCTATTTCTCACTACATGACCATTTAGGTCTCCTCCTATCATTAACTGTTCTTCATTTGGTATGTTAATCATTTCGTGATCCAGCTGTCTCCAAAAATCGTCTATTTCCTCTTCTGGATAAACTGTCTGAGGTGCATGCCCACTTATAACATTTAGTGATTCTCCATCCCATTCTAATTCCATACGCATTATTCTATCAATTAGTCTTTTCACCTCCAAAACACAACTCTTGAGCTTTCCAGTTAGTATGATTCCAACGCCATTCCTTCCTCACTCTATGAAtccactataaaaaactttaaacccTGCTCTAATCTCTTTGGCTTTATTTCTCTTCCATGTTGTCTCGTGCACACACAAAATctgtactttcctcctctccatgagactcaatactacacagtattctagaaattttattccagctgtgacgaagttgtggaatatCTTCCTAaacatgttgaacagactgatataagtttttatagtttatatatgacatgtctgttttgatgttgttactgtttttagaataatttaatgttattttttctcatcgtttatttattcccttatttcctttcctcactgggctattattccctgtttgagcccttgggtttatagcatcttgtttatttccaactagggttgtatcttggctagtaataataataataataataacaacaataataataataataataataataataataataataataataataataataattacaaatgatGAGATACCAAAGCCTCTCTCTAcgatgctaggaccagggaggacaagacaAATTGCTGCTGATGACGATTGGGCCCCGTCACCCATCAAACCTTGCTCAAAAGGATAGATAGATGGCAGAAACTACTAGAAACCGGAGCTTGATTAGGTCTCGAACCCGTCCAACAAATTTTGAGACAACGATATTTTCAATAAGCTGCCAAGCCCATTGAAAATTAGAGAAGTTTTCCTTGAGCTATGAATGGTGGGAAGCAGATAATATAGGAGGTCAAGGTACTATTTGTTAGATTATCTTTGAACCGTTAAATTTTTTGCGTAAGATATTGAGTTTAgttatttcatgttttttgttggGTTTCAAGTCTGAGCAAGATATTAGGTAGATGATTGGTAATTCTTTATCCATGTAAgttttcctactctctctctctctctctctctctctctctctctctctctctctctctctctctctctctctctctctctctctctctctctctctttaactcaaacaaacaaaatgtttatcacttcaaatgttatcgtaatatataaatatatatatatatatatatatatatatatatatatatatatatatatatatatatatatatatatatacatatatatatatatatatatatatatatgtatatatatatatatatatatatatatatatacacatatacatatatataaatatatatatatatatatatatatatatatatatatatatatatatatatatatatatatatatatatatatatatatatatatatatatacatatatatataagtatatatatatatatatatatatatatatatatatatatatatatatatatatatacacacacacacatatatatatatatatatatatatatatatatatatatatatatatatatatatatacatacatatatatatatatatatatatatatatatatatatatatatatataaatatatatatatacatatatatatatacattatatatatatatatatatacattatatatatatatatatatatatatatatatatatttttatatatatatatatttatatatatatatatatatatatatatatatatatatatataccgatatatatatatatatatatatatatatatatatatatatatatatatatatatatatatatatatatatatatatatatatatatatatatatatatatatatatatatatatatatatatatatatatatatatatatatatatataatatatatatatataaaaatatatatatatatatatatatatatatatatatgtatatatatatatatatatatatatatatatatatatatatatatatatatatatatatatatatatatatatatatatatatatatatatatatatatatatatatatataaatatttgttacaTATGTATGTGAGTGCCTTTGCACGGGTGTCCGCGTGCGCATGAGTACATGTGACCctttgaatatttgtatatatatatatatatatatatatatatatatatatatatatatatatatatatatatatgtatatatatttgtatatatatatatatatatatatatatatatatatatatatatatatatatatatatgtataaatatttgtatatgtatatatttgcatatatatatatatatatatatatatatatatatatatatatatatatatatatatatatatatatatgcatatctgctTGTGGATATCAGCTGAATTATTTTCTCTTCGGGTAAAATATAAGATAAAcagatttcataaagataatttgtCCAACTAGTTTCTCTGAAGAAGATAGTCCACACTGTTGGGGGATCCTAGAGTGACATTCTATTTATAGGATGCCATGTTTCAGGGCGTTAATGGTCTGTTAACACATCAAAATCATTTTGGGCATTATATCGTCCAGACGGAAGATCTATTTCATTTGAGAAATCTTGCAGTTATATAGAATTTCTTATCTTTCTATTACATTTAACCAGTTAACTGCTGTCTTCTTTATCCTTCCAGTATTATGATGCTTTTCTATGGGAGTTAGGAAATAATGGATAAAACATTGATATAGGtatcttaattatatatattttttttattttagtagatatattttgaaatatatgcatGGAAATTTAAGACTTTCTAGCTAATTAAACATTTggttagatgataactgagagtcgagatgaatgcaactaaatctttattaaacaataatttagtttttatacatCGTAAAAACGCCAAACAAATTCAAACATTAAAGAAATTGCGATGACAGGAAAAGACAGGATGGTCCATCAACAGAGCAGGGAACAGTGACTGATAAGATAACAAGGAAAACCGTTAAATttttgagtgtgtatgaaacacgtgcggtacagtgaGTAGTGGCACCACAACGTATTTGAGTTTTTGACATTGTTGCAGCACTGACTTTCTTCTTTCTCGGATTTCTTTCATTAAAAGACCAAGTTTCCCAAATGATGTCCCCCGATTGGAAATGCTTCTCACACACCTATAAGGAAATATCTGATTCATCAACTGTAAGAGCATCAGCTCAGCAAAAGATTTTCAAACACGtacatgtagacacacacacatacacaaacacacacgcaaatacaTATAACCGAGGAGGTTAACCCCATTTAACCTCCATGCACATAACCTACAAACCTTCAACGGCCAGTATATGAAACAAGCATTAGTATACGATATAGCCCCTgcttattgcctccgccaacgaagttggaatgaggctatttttaccccctgtttatgtgtgagtgtgtgtttgtttgtttgtgaaccgcttcctggccacaactttaattataaagtaataaaaattgcaagaatttactgttttgtaaaaagctggaaattgttaaattttggaaggtcaaggtcacggttcagcaaaatgtccagttcatgtCACgcagtcagccataagtttgacatTGTTGTCAAATATTTCAAAgttggatcatatttgagtgtatgaaaatcaacaccaATTAATGAAGCTtatggtcaaaggccaaggtcaagttCGAGCTAAAACGTCGATAAATGAGCTGCTGCGCCGGAAATCTattctctactgagtacccctctagttttattGCAATCATATGTTTTCTTCAACGAAATGAGGCATGattgttttcgaaaaaaaaaaaaggaaaaattgtccAATAAAAAGATTCAGTTAAATAGGGGATGGTATATTAGGCAGTAAGTGGCATTTTGGCCTAATAGTAGTTCAATCATGCTCCCTTTAGGCCAAGGTAAATTTAGGCTGCAACTCTTTTGGTCATAAGTACTTTAGGCTTCAATTTTGAGAACCTATGATGTGATGTAGATGT
The DNA window shown above is from Palaemon carinicauda isolate YSFRI2023 chromosome 29, ASM3689809v2, whole genome shotgun sequence and carries:
- the LOC137622549 gene encoding uncharacterized protein produces the protein MDKWWERNSSILKRVGREVLGMSTGKGPRDQETWWLSNYVQEEIKIKRNAKKRYDETGTEEDKERSRSAKKETKVAVAQSKQQALDNVYEDLDTKESQKKSTRLLKEEIKRPKIIPTLSR